aaagtttattttatttttgcacaaaatgagTCCTGTGAGGAAAAAGCTAATTGTCAGGAAAAAACCTGCcataaaaagtataaatttatAGTAAaagtttgaattaaaaattcCCAAATGTGAGataaaagttgacattttgagCTTCTGTGTCAGAATCCTGACCGACCTGAGCTCAGTTCCTCCGTCGTCCTGCAGGAGGCGTCGCTGCGCTGCTTCTTTCTGCCCGGCGACTCGCAGGACTTCCAGCTGCAGGAGGTCGGCGGGATGCAGCGTCTCCATGGCGACGACATCCTGAACCGGAACGGCGGCTCGCTGAAGGATGGAGGAGATGcctggatgctgaggagcaaaCCCAGAGATGACGACGTCATCCAGGTGTTCGCCGGCTGGGCCAGGTGAGAACCGACCAATCAGACGGCAGATCTGACGTCCAGTCAAACTCAGACTGAAGGTGTTGGTTAAAGCTCAATTTCTGggataaaacatacaaaatatgaGAGAAAGCTCAAATTATCAggtaaaaaatcaaaaatgtgagATAAAAAGTTGGAATTCAAATTATTTAAGTGAAAGTGAtgaaaattaaagtttaaaaatgagataaaacatcaaaaatataagAGAGAGTAGaaattttctgttaaaaatccGACATTTGAGAAATTGAGCAGAAAGAACCCAGTTGTTCGTCTTCTTGTGTTTCAGGTCGACGTCTGCGTTTGTTTCCATCTCAGGAAGCAGCACGGCAGCTTCAGTCGTCTCTGAGGTCCTCAAACACCTGAACAGACAGGTAAAACACCtgaacagacagtaaaacacctgagcagacagtaaaacacctgaacagacagtaaaacaccTGAACAAGCAGGTAAAACACCtgaacagacagtaaaacacctgaacagacagtaaaacaccTGAACAAGCAGGTAAAACACCtgaacagacagtaaaacacctgaacagacagtaaaacacctgaacagacagtaaaacacctgagcagacagtaaaacacctgaacagacagtaaaacacctgaacagacagtaaaacaccTGAACAAGCAGGTAAAACACCtgaacagacagtaaaacacctgaacagacagtaaaacaccTGAACAGACAGTAATACACCTGAACAGACAGTAATACACCtgaacagacagtaaaacacctgaacagacagtaaaacacctgaacagacaggtaaaacacctgaacagacaggtaaaacacctgaacagacaggaaaacacctgaacagacagtaaaacacctgaacagacagtaaaacacctgaacagacagtaaaacacctgaacagacaggtaaaacacctgaacagacagtaaaacacctgaacagacaggtaaaacacctgaacagacagtaaaacacctgaacagacagtaaaacacctgaacagacaggtaaaacacctgaacagacaggtaaaacacctgaacagacaggtaaaacacctgaacagacagtaaaacacctgaacagacagtaaaacacctgaacagacagtaaaacacctgaacagacagtaaaacaccTGAACAAGCAGGTAAAACACCtgaacagacagtaaaacaactgaacagacagtaaaacacagatgtttgtttgtttcaggatGAAGACGCGTCAAATTTCAGTCTGCTGGAGGTTCTAATGAGCAGCAAACAGGGTGAGAACAAAACGTCTGAATGTTTTTATCTgaatcctgcagcagctgacgggttttctgtgtttttttctgtctgtttttcagttcaGAGACAAACTCTGACGCCTCACGAGAAGATTCTGGACAAACTGCAGGAGATCAGGAAGGTGAGGCGACAAAAACACGACTAACCTGCCGAGTTTTCACCATCAGATGATCCGTTACAGTCGTTTCATTTGTGGAtctaaactgaatatttgtggGCATTCTCGTGCAGTTTATGGACAAAAACGACCACAAATAGAAGCAAAGCTAATAAAAACTGACGCGAAATGGataaaaatggctgcaaaacaattgaataaaatgtgcaaactTACGACAGACGCAAGATCAtgataaacagacacaaaacaactgaataaatgtaaaattactaCAAACAGAGGCACAACcatgataaataaataactgtgtGGTCTGTCAGGTGTCCCTGCGGCAGATGAACCAGACCAGGTTCTATGTGGTCCAGAACCGGAACCGGACGGTGCAGGTCGGCCTGCTGGTCGGAGGACTGCCCCCCCTGCTGGCCAAAGAGGAGTACGTCCAGCTGATCCAGGAGAACCTCGACATCAAGAGTCAGTCTGCTCATTCACTTCCTGGTTGATGTGTAGAaattaagtacatttttatGACCAAACTCATTAATTTTTACATTCGTTGGTCGTTTTTCTTCCTCCGAcatttttagtgtaaaaaaaaaacaaaaactgagatACATAAATAAGTTtagaaatctgtgtgtgtgtgtgtgtatatatatatatatataaaaatacagtaaaatcaaatgtagaaatgcaaaaagcagaaaagaagtATTACGTTGACAATTTAgagacataaataaataaatgcagaaatacgtaaataaaacaatgtttaaatacaaaaaaagaactgcattaaaaagtaaatgcagaaattaaTATATAATTAATATTAACCAAAAAACGTAACAGTTGAAATtcatgaaatatgcaaaaatacaaaaataactgtagaaatgcataaaaaatacgtaaaaatataaaaataactgtagaaatgataaaaagaaatatgtaaaatacaataactgtagaaatgataaaaataaatatataaaattaactgttgaaatgcataaaaataaatatgtaaaaatagaaaaatagctGCAGAAAAACCAACTTTTAAAACTAATTATAAGAATCACAGAAGTAGGTGCATGTAGTGTGTAACTAACTACAaggtgataaataaataaagttgatgTATAGAAATTTCTATGACCAAACTTAtctttttactttcttgttttgttttgaatacGTCTGatgagtttgttgttgttttgtttatctggcagctaaatctgatttattttcactttatgaatcattaaatgtgtttctacATTAActgcaggtttgtttgtttgttaaataaaaaactcTGACATCGGCTCCTTTAACTCCGTTCGTCTCTGCAGGTCACCTGGTGTCTGTGAGCCACGTCTACGGCAGCCAAGGTGAGGCGGTCGCCACGGAAACCACCACAGTTTATGGGATGCTGCTGCTtagaaatgtgatgcaaaatcaTGACAGATACATTACAAACGaataaaaaatcattattatgGCTAAATGACCATGTTGAGCCCGATAAAGagcctaaaataaaaataaaaaaactacatGGTAAAACAACGTCCATGTGTGTTCAGGAGCCGTGGCGCTGCAGATCTCCTGCTTCTCCGAGGCAGAGAGGATCTACATGTTGGCTAAAGACACGTCCATCAACGACAAGCCGCTGTCCTCACTGGTCGTCCCGGAGATCCTGGTAACAGATGCTcacgtgttttgttttgtggagCTCTAGAACGTGATAAAGAGCCCCGGAATGACTGCTTCTTTCCAAACTTCTGCGCTTTGTTTGCGGTCCTGCAGTGCAACCGGCTGGGAGCCGACATCTGTCCACTGCTGGTGTTCGTCAACCCGAAGAGCGGCGGCCTGAAGGGCAGAGAGCTCCTCTACAGCTTCAGAAAGCTCCTCAATCCTCACCAGGTCTTCGACATTTCTAATGGAGGGCCGCTGGCTGGGTgaggacaacaacaacaataacaacaactaaCAATAGgtgcaaaacagctgcagattAATGCACAGTGACCAGAGAGACACACagttaccacaaagagatgcaaaaaaacaacaatcaaatGCTAAATGACGacgaacagacacaaaataaataaaaatagatgcaaaacgattatgaacaaatataaaatgacacCAACAGATGAAAAATTATTATAATCTGGTGCAAAATTAAGGCAAATGCAtgcaaaatgaattttaaaaaacatacaaagcAGCTACAAACACATGTAAAATGATGACATGCAACATTAtgacaaatacatgcaaatctAATAAAAGTACATtcaaaaaactatcaaaaatgatgtaaaacaactacagatacatgcaaaatgactatagaaatgcaaaataaccagaaatacacacaatacTATGACCAGAACATATAAAGCTAGAAAAAGCTgattcaaaatgaataaaaacagatgaaaaacagctaataattgatgcaaaattacaacaagatgcaaaattatgacacagagatgcaaaatgacgaCCAACATAAGAAATGTTATGACAAGTATAtgcaaaactaataaaaacagatgaaaaacaaccattaatagatgtaaaaatggttaaagaaaggcaaaataacaagaaatagATGCAACATTATGACAAATATATGCAAAACgaataaaaacagatgcaaTGTTATGACAAGTACatgcaaaactttaaaaaacagatgaaaaccaGTTAAGAATAGatacaaaaacaactacaaatacatgcaaaatgaccagaaatagatGCAACAttctgacaaataaaaacaaaactaaaaaaacagatgcaaaataaacaaaaacagatgcaaagcCACTACAAACTCAatcaaaattgtgaaaaatagatgcaaaatgataacaaacataaacaatatTATGACATACATgcaaacataataaaaatagttttaaaaaagatcaaaaacagatgcaaaacaactacaaagatgcagaatgaataaaaatagatacaaatccacaataaacaaaagaaagactGTGACAAATCGAttcaaaactaataaaaatctataaaacaagacaactaGTGGATGTAAAATGGTGACAAATCGATGGGAAACGACCACAGTTCCTGTAAAATCCAATTAAACATGTTTCTCTGCAGCCTCCACACCTTCAGGGAGGTTCCTCGGTTCCGGGTTCTGGTCTGTGGTGGCGACGGGACGGTCGGCTGGGTTCTGGGAGTCCTGGAGGCCGTCAGGCACAAGCTGGTGTGTCGGGAGCCGCCGATCGGAATCGTCCCGCTGGGAACAGGTGACTGTCCTGTCCGTTCACGTCCTCACGTCTCTGTTCTCGGTGGTTCCACTGATCGTCTCGTCCCCTCAGGTAACGACTTGGCTCGTATCCTGCGCTGGGGAACCGGCTACAGCGGAGAGGATCCTCACCACATCCTGGTGTCTGTGGACGAGGCCGACGAGGTTCTGATGGACCGCTGGACCATCCTGCTGGACGCTCAGGACATCTCTGAGGACGGGAAGAACAACGGATTCCTGGAGCCGCCCAAGGTCTGGACCGTCCAGCTTCTTTACTACGTTTTTACAAATCTCTACTGTAGTTACATAAAGGAATGTGTCAGTCTATGAGGTTTCACTTTTAAGTggaaatgagatgagatgagctTAGAAGAGATAGGATAAGATAAGACAGAATGAGATAAGAtaggatgagatgagataagacaagggataagacaagataagattaGATGagaatgagatgagatgagataggATAAGACaggataagatgagataagacaGGGCAAGCTAAGAGATAAGACAGAATGAGATGAGATATGACAAAATGAGATGATAGAATAAGACAGTACAAAGTGAAATGATAGAATGATAGAATAAGATAAGATATAAGgtaagatgagataagacaGGATAAGAAGAGGTAAGATAGGATAAATAATTTATGAGAAGAGATGAGACAAGACGGGATATGGtgaaataagatgagatgaaacAGGATGAGATGAGCTAGGACAAGGCAGGATGAGATAGgacaagatgagatgagatatgaTGAGATGATAGAATAAGACAGTACGAAGTGAGATGAGATAGAATAGGATGAGATGCAATAGGATAAGATGAGACAAGATaggataagatgagatgagagatAAGacataagatgagataagaggATACCGTGTGATAAGATAAGACAGGATAAAATACAATGAGATGAGATAACATGCAAGACAAGACAATAGAAGATAGGACAGGATAAGAttagatgagataagataacaTGACATGAGATAggataagaaataaaataagacacgTTAGATGAGATAGGATAAGACAAGATGAGATGTGATAGAAAAAGATGAGATAGGACAAGATAAGAGATAAGATTGAATGAGATGAGATATGATAATATGAGATGTGATAGAATAAGCCAGTATGAGATGAGATAGAATAAGATGAAATGTGGTATGAGATAAGACAGGATAAGATGAGATACGATATGATGAGCTAACACAggataaaataagatgagattAGAGATAAGACAATATAAGATAAGAGATAAGATCAGATAATATAAGATAAACTATCTAAAACTAAAGTGTCatgacagtcttgagtttccaatgactcctgtaaatgaattttctgtgatggaatcattgaactGTGTGCAAAATCTTCgaatcttctatttttttatttaattttttttttctaaataaacaaTCGTAcattctgtttcttttattgaaggtcttctggaaataatgaaaaaatctgGTGCGCCAGAATATACATACAGGAATGCCAATATTTGTATGGAATTAACCAGGAAGTCCCATGAAATTAAAAGATCTTTTTGGAAGGAGACCTGGACAAGAAGTCACACCAACCTAAGAGTTATAAAGATTAAAATGGGGCATGACGACATCCACGTGttaaaaacagctgattaaTGATGCAGATTAAAGTGTCCGACAACATCTCTGctcctgttttcatttaaatgaactGGAATCTGGAACATAACAACAGTTTCATCCATTCCAGAATCTAGTGGGTTGTTCAGATTCATCAGAAATGGAAAGTCTCAAGACAAGTGGATGTTTAGTTTATGACTgaatctccaacaacctgctcctctattcactgtttctgagccgtgctgcatttattctgtTCATCCAGTAGCTTCGATTTTTGAATTCCTCAGCTTgaatatttgtaataaaaactgaaaagttaaaattttaattGTGGCTATATAACttcaataattgaaaaaaaaaagaatctgaatctcataatttgaacaaaaaattaTCTACATGAATAATTGTcataaaagtttgagtttaaATCTCAGTATGAATTTGAattagctgctttgaaatggctctaAGTGACTTTCTgatttgttcaagtcaatgatttgctttttcagatctttgctgactTTTCCACTGTAGTATTTGAGTCTAATtagtggatctaatgggttctatttaaactggatcagaggactcagcagctgtagtcgatcaTAATCACTGACGGGAAGTTAAGAagccatgaaactaagaaaattagATCAATATGACGTTCTACATCAGCCAAACAGATAACTGAAGCTGCTGTATTTATGTTTATGACTCAACAGATTtgccatatttccagaagacctttaataaaagAAAGAGTGAAAATACAGGATTGTTTTGTAACAAAGATTCATGATGATTCTCTGAAAGAAAATTCAGACTCATagaagtcattggaaactcaacaCTGACGTGATATACAtggtgtgtacatgtgtatgtAACCTTGTGTTCACGACTGTATGTGCTGTCTGAATTTAAtggataaaaacatcatggGAATCCCTCTCtatgtctttctttctcttagATCGTCCAGATGAACAACTACTTCGGTATCGGCATCGACGCAGAGCTCAGCCTCGACTTCCACCTCGCTCGAGAGGACGAACCTGACAAATTCACCAGCAGGTGACCCTCTACACCTGAGTTTATTCCAGAAACTATACACGATTCATGTCATGTGACGGGGGAGTAGTGAAGACTTTGGTTGGTAAATTGAAGGTGCAGCTGTCCATCTTCTTTGTAGTGGAAAATTAAACTGTCTTCACCcagaaacaccaacaaaactgcagaaacacGCCAACATTTGCTGTCATTTAGTGGCTGCTTCACAGGTTTAATACGAGTGTAAATATGTTGGTGGTTTCGAGGCAGAGTTGAGGGTtcaaacagagaaacacaccaAAGCAACACTAGCTTACTGGAAGCACTGTCTTCAGCTACTGCATGCTAACAGTGCAGGTATCTAGAAAAGTATAAAAACTAATGGAAATACTGTGTGACAGCATCCTGTCCCtcctgaaacaaacacaacagcagacaGCTACAGTCtttgtgcagctgttttgtatttgtgcacgtctcttttcatcattttgtgcctctttgcttttgttctgttgcttttttaatggttgttttcagtctttgtggtttttttgtgtctctttgtgttttgtgcttgttttgtctctttgcagttgttttgtgcctctttgtggttgttttttgtctctttgtggttgttttgtatcttttcatggttgttttgtgtctctttgcagttatgttgtgtgtcttttgctcattttgcatctcttgttgttttgtgtgttttagtgcttGTTTGGTGTCTCTGcacttgctttgtgtttttgtgtgcttgttttttgtctctttgtgtttgttttgtacctctttgctgtggttttgtatcttttcatggtgattttgtcttttgctcattttgcagctctactgttgttttgtgtgtttgtgcttgttttgtgtctttttgtgtgctAAAAatttgttttgcgtctctttacagtttctttttgcatttctgtggttgttttgtgtctctttgtgcttgttttatctctgtttgttttgcatctcattgcAGTTGCTGTGTATCTTttcatagttgttttgtgtctctgcggtttttgtgtgtctgttgttctTTTATCTCTTCATggtggtttgtgtctctttgtggtcattttacatctctgtgtagttgttttgtttctttgtgattgttCTGTCTCATCTTGTGCATCTTTGAATGGACCAAGGACCACATTTCCCATCAGCCCCTCTGCCCTCTGCCCCTCACAGGTTCCACAACAAAGGTGTTTATGTGAAGGTTGGCCTGCAGAAGATCAGCCACACCAGGAGTCTCCACAAGGAGCTGCAGCTTCAGGTGGACGCCCAGAACATCCCTTTACCCAACATAGAGGGGCTGATCTTTCTCAACATCCCCaggtaacacaacacacacaatgcaacacACAAGCAAACGTTAATCTCaggttcattttgtgtttttgatttgaCTAAAATAGTCAAACAACTTCTGAAGTTTGCCTCTGTTAAGTGTGTGCCACTGaattaaataacagaaacagaaactgtgGATGTAAAATTGGCaaaattaatctttaaaaacatataaatgcTGTTTGAGTTCTCATTGTAAACCTTATATAAActattttatgatgtttttatttttttctgatttggtTAATAATATTTCACACTGATTCTTGAAATAAAGGAGGAAACACGTTTAAAAAGCAATTTTCGGTCATGATATTGACCCCctacattatttttatatatatttatacatgtaTGCATTAATAGCATCCTTATTTAaactttttgcttttgtcacaggctaaatacatttaattttaaggtaaatttacagtattataacaaattttgcagaaatatttattttaaaaatgtgaacttgTCTTCACCTGTAACTTTTTAACTAGTTTTATCAGGGGCAGGCTGTGTATTTTACACTCAGACTTGAATCAAACCACCTTTTAACATCATCATTATGCAGCCATGGCTATAGAAACTATCAACATTATACAGAAAAGCAGAATAACAGGACATTGCATAGTCATTTAGTGATAATGAATGCTGTTACTAAAGCAAGAACCCGAATTTAAACAGTTCAACCAGCCTCCTTCCATATCACATCTAGCAGGAGCATCAATATTAACtcaatgaaatgacaaatacacacatataaatgtaaatataattcaTTTTACTCACCAAAGCTTGTGATTGTTTGAACACAAATCCATCCTCTTTTCTGTTCTCAGGAGTTCGATCACTCTGTTGTGCTAGCAATCCGTGCGTTTAAGTTCCAACATTAAGTCCTTTTCTATGGAGAAATGAATGCTGAAAGTCGGGTATGTCCAGTCGTATTTCTGGCATAAGCTGAGCCAAAGTTACTGGGCTGAAAGTGACGGACAAACCATTTTCCCGGCTGGTTGCTTGTTAGCTCCGCGGTTGCTAGCTCCGGGGTTGCTAGCTCCGCGGTTAGCCGGCTTTCCTCATAATGTTCACCTTTTCTTGGAAATTCCGCCTTGAAAATGCCTTTCGTAATATATCTGCGACCAAATTCatatctcctcctccttcttcggTCATTGTGGGTTGAAAAAAAGCAGTTATTAATACTTTTACGATACAGTTTTCGCTTGTGCGGGTCCATACAGACAGGAGTCGCTAGCTTTGGCTAACTCTCTGACCATCCAATCAGAGGACGTGAAAATGCTGACGTTTCGTAAGCCTGCTAGAGAGGGCCCTGAGGTCACCAACTCGGAATCTGATtagttaaagcaacattttcatTGTGACGTGATACTGGCGCATGGCGCTTTGGGGCAGATTTCTTTGACCCTGGCAACACGTGATAGCTAAAATATGATTGGATAAAAGCTCTAACATAAACACCACAGCCCAGAGACGCTCTAAGAAATGAAGAGGACAGACTATTGGgattaatgaaaaaatattaaaatgtaaatcagtGATTCTGATGGCGTGTAGGCCAGCAGATTATTATAaaatgatgtttgtttgttttttacgtatataaatatttctttgtaagatatatttttaaatattaaaattaaatttttttaaagaaattttttcATACAACATAcgttatatttttttttctgtttctgtaatatttttgagacattttgtaaaaagactTTAATAGTAGGACAACAGTCTGAACAGCAcattgtgtgtgcgtgtgtgtgtgtgtgtgtgtgcgtgtgtgtgtgtgtgtgtgtgcgtgtgtgtgtagctggGGTGCTGGTGCAGATCTCTGGGGGTCGGAGGTTGACGGTCGCTTTGGGAAGCCGAGCATCGATGACGGGCTGCTGGAGGTGGTGGGGGTCACCGGGGTCGTCCACATGGTGAGAAGATCTTCACTCAAAGGCCTCAGCAGACTTCATCCAGAGCTCTCaaccatctgtgtgtgtgtgtgtgtgtgtgtgtgtgtgtgtgtgtgtgtgtgtgtgtgtgtgtgtgtgtgtgtgtgtgtgtgtgtgtgtgtgtgtgtgtgtgtgtgtgtgtgtgtgtgtgcagggtcAGGTGCAGAGCGGCCTGCGCTCAGGGATTCGTATTGCTCAAGGGAACTACATCAGGCTGACGGTAAGCAAACCCATACCTGTGCAGGTGGACGGGGAACCGTGGATCCAGCCGCCGGGTCACATCatcatctctgctgctggacCGAAGGTTGGTTCTGTTTGTCCCTGCAGGGCACCTGTAGTCTCGTACTCACCTGGTGTCTTAGCTTCCTTACTTTATTCTGTAGTTTGGTTGCTTTGAGTTTCCATTCTGGGGCCTGAAGTTTCGTCTTTctacagtatttatttttgattgttgctgctgctcagtTTAGAAATACTGCAGTTATCTGTTGGTTTAGTTTTACTCTCTGCCTTCTTCTGTCTGGAGGTTCGGATGCTGAGGAAGTCCaagcagaagcagaagaagTCTTCAGCCAACACAAGGGACGGACGCTCGGAGAGTCCTTCTTCCAGAGACGGAGGACACTGATCGGCTCACCTGTTCATCTGTGTCCTGCCTTTACCTGCTTCCTGTTGCACCTGGGAGGCCATTTTGGGGGCAGCAGCCAGCTGTGAATTCACTCATGTAGCTTTGTAGCAACACTAGCGGGCCACAGATCGACCCGAGGACTGGACCCGAAGACTGGACGAGGTTTCACTTTTAACGGTGGGAGGGAGTCTTGGATCAACACAAGTCGGGTTTGCTTTTCATTCCTGCTCTCCAAGCGCTCAGCAGTTACAGAAATCTCAATAACTGAGGTCAATATTCCACTCCAAACACATACTTTTATACCTCCAACATTAACAAGTACTGAATCCATTCACAGCACGTTTGTCTGCAGAGATTGGGAAAGATTTAATGTTGCGTTTTACAGTTTCTCAGTATGAATAAGCTTTGAGCTGGAGCAAGAAAAAACCCAGAGAAGTATTTAACGGAGGTTGTTAAATTCCTGTCCAGATGTGACTGTAGATGTGCCGTAAGTAGCAGTAGACTCTGTGTCATCTGGTGTGTCGTTACAAGTTTAGTTGTGAAAATTAATGTGCAGCTATAGAAGGATTGTGACCTCAGTGTTGGTCGTTTTGTcatcagaaaatatgaaaatactaAATAGTGAAGCTCTTCAGATGAAACTGACGAGCAGTTTGTAAAGAAGCTGCTGATGTTTATCTGAACCAGAGATCTCCTGGGAActgccttcttcttcttcttcttcttcttcttcttcttcttcttcttcttcttcttcttcttcttctcgtGTGAAATCCTTTGGTCACGTCGGCTTTACAGACATCAGGAGACATAAGTCGCGTTGCGGCGAAGCTCCCTGAAGCTAATGAGGGAACAAACTCAAACAAGGCACCTCTGATTGTGTGAAACCACAGTGACCGCTGTGAGTCGACGCGTTGATTAAACATGAAAGTCAGATCAGTCTGAGCTGAGTTACTGAAATACGACGGTGAAGCCTGGAGCACAGTTTGTATTTCTACACAGCCGGCTGTATTCACTACCCGCagagtttaaccctcctgttgtcctcctttacaggcaccaaaaaatattgtttccttgtctgaaaaaaatccaaaaattctgcaaaaaaattccacaaatttctgaaaatttgcaaaaccttcaggaagaaagtatcaataattccttgaaagtttcccttaaaagttttatttttttttaaaataccccaaatttggcaagaaaattcttgtaaatattttcaaaaaattaataaaaatctttcaaaaaaatcctaaaaatatcgtgattacatatatatcagtaaaaaacttctgatgttttctttaagaaaattcaccaaaaaatacaccaaaatccaaataaatttgctggattttggttgatttttttgtgaatgttcctaagaaacatttttaacatttctttttttccaccaaaaaatgttcagagatttcccaaaaatgttgaaaatgtggacatcagaagtttcactgtgaaaatatatttttttcccacattttcaaactttaaaacgggtcaattttgacccacaggacgacacgagggttaaagcaggTTTTACTTTGGCTTTTTAATCATGTTTCATCAAccaattttcaatttttatcttGCAATAATATTCACAACtaaaaaagta
This Amphiprion ocellaris isolate individual 3 ecotype Okinawa chromosome 13, ASM2253959v1, whole genome shotgun sequence DNA region includes the following protein-coding sequences:
- the LOC111583750 gene encoding diacylglycerol kinase theta; its protein translation is MADSGRPRPADPDAADSRTSSPLTGKKRAQQSPGLRPKYQSSAPGHCFRKVTLTKPTFCHSCSDFIWGIVGFLCEVCNLMCHEKCLKTLRTVCSCMTPSSIQVPVAHCFGPTGPKKRFCCVCRKPTEGNSALRCEVCELHVHADCSAFTCADCRSSHLDGTLELQDTFHHHWREGNLASASRCEVCRRSCGSSDVLAGMRCEWCGITSHAACYLSVPPECTLGRLRCMLLHPSCVRLDSRNFSKMHNYRIAESCNQDLDNSDDVDSSAAVSKENQSTAADSGKQFLKVFEGDDAVKRGFFRLVSICRATRNEEVVEASLRCFFLPGDSQDFQLQEVGGMQRLHGDDILNRNGGSLKDGGDAWMLRSKPRDDDVIQVFAGWARSTSAFVSISGSSTAASVVSEVLKHLNRQDEDASNFSLLEVLMSSKQVQRQTLTPHEKILDKLQEIRKVSLRQMNQTRFYVVQNRNRTVQVGLLVGGLPPLLAKEEYVQLIQENLDIKSHLVSVSHVYGSQGAVALQISCFSEAERIYMLAKDTSINDKPLSSLVVPEILCNRLGADICPLLVFVNPKSGGLKGRELLYSFRKLLNPHQVFDISNGGPLAGLHTFREVPRFRVLVCGGDGTVGWVLGVLEAVRHKLVCREPPIGIVPLGTGNDLARILRWGTGYSGEDPHHILVSVDEADEVLMDRWTILLDAQDISEDGKNNGFLEPPKIVQMNNYFGIGIDAELSLDFHLAREDEPDKFTSRFHNKGVYVKVGLQKISHTRSLHKELQLQVDAQNIPLPNIEGLIFLNIPSWGAGADLWGSEVDGRFGKPSIDDGLLEVVGVTGVVHMGQVQSGLRSGIRIAQGNYIRLTVSKPIPVQVDGEPWIQPPGHIIISAAGPKVRMLRKSKQKQKKSSANTRDGRSESPSSRDGGH